Proteins encoded together in one Immundisolibacter sp. window:
- a CDS encoding EF-Tu/IF-2/RF-3 family GTPase — translation GVQVRYHSIIYEAIDEVKLALGGLLEPEIKENILGLAEVREVFRSAKLGAVAGCIVADGVVRRRCPIRVLRANVVIFEGELESLRRHKDDVNDVRAGTECGIAVKQYDDVRVGDQIECYERIKVERTL, via the coding sequence GGGGTTCAGGTCCGCTATCACAGCATCATCTATGAGGCTATTGATGAGGTAAAGCTGGCCCTGGGCGGCCTGCTGGAGCCGGAGATCAAGGAAAACATCCTGGGTCTGGCCGAGGTGCGTGAGGTCTTTCGCTCTGCCAAGCTGGGCGCGGTCGCCGGCTGTATCGTGGCCGACGGCGTGGTACGCCGACGCTGCCCGATTCGGGTACTGCGGGCCAACGTGGTGATCTTCGAGGGCGAGCTTGAGTCCCTGCGTCGGCATAAGGATGACGTCAACGACGTCCGAGCCGGGACCGAGTGTGGCATCGCGGTCAAGCAGTACGATGACGTGCGTGTCGGCGATCAGATCGAGTGCTACGAGCGCATCAAGGTCGAGCGCACGCTGTAA